In the genome of Flaviflexus ciconiae, one region contains:
- a CDS encoding RDD family protein, producing MTKDTEERYQVGRAIEVADSRTDIVTGEGVGLVLPTVSLGTRIMSAVIDTTLYTGVTGLAIYLTLRVWEPSNAAQIITWLTTYLMVWAVLIPFAVQYATKGSSLGRVMTGSRTVRYDGGTIGMRHALTRSVAGLFDIHLSLGVLGISSILLTSKGQRSGDLLAGTIVVSWPRRYRGPEPHSVDPSLARWAQVATISPVPGHLSIASRDFLRSAKPMTEDARISRARDLAAGLEMFVAPPPPRGTNPEAFIATVLAVREAADYEREALAMVRQMKTEERLTTLPYSVR from the coding sequence ATGACGAAGGATACCGAGGAGCGGTACCAGGTCGGCCGGGCAATCGAGGTTGCCGATAGTCGCACCGATATCGTGACAGGCGAAGGCGTGGGCCTTGTCCTGCCCACAGTTTCCCTGGGTACGCGGATCATGTCGGCAGTTATCGACACGACGCTCTATACAGGTGTCACCGGTCTCGCTATCTACCTGACGCTACGAGTGTGGGAGCCGTCGAACGCGGCCCAGATCATCACGTGGTTGACGACGTATCTCATGGTGTGGGCTGTCCTCATCCCGTTCGCCGTCCAGTACGCAACAAAGGGCAGTTCGCTCGGCAGGGTCATGACCGGTTCACGGACCGTACGGTACGACGGGGGAACTATTGGGATGAGGCATGCGCTCACTCGTTCCGTTGCGGGACTTTTCGATATCCACCTGTCCCTCGGCGTCCTTGGCATCTCAAGCATTCTTCTGACGTCCAAGGGTCAGCGCTCCGGTGACCTGCTCGCAGGCACCATCGTGGTGTCATGGCCGAGGCGATACAGGGGGCCGGAACCTCATTCCGTCGATCCGTCACTGGCCCGCTGGGCCCAGGTGGCAACAATCAGTCCCGTCCCCGGTCATCTTTCCATCGCTTCCCGGGACTTCCTCCGCTCCGCGAAACCAATGACCGAAGACGCAAGAATCTCTCGGGCTCGGGATCTAGCGGCCGGACTGGAAATGTTCGTCGCTCCCCCGCCCCCGCGCGGGACCAATCCCGAAGCTTTTATCGCAACCGTCCTAGCAGTGCGGGAAGCAGCGGACTACGAACGTGAGGCGCTGGCGATGGTCCGTCAGATGAAGACCGAGGAACGCCTCACCACGCTGCCCTACTCGGTTCGGT
- a CDS encoding stage II sporulation protein M, translating into MDAHAFALAHRPEWERLRELSRRKTLTGPESDEFIRLYQRSATHLAMLRTESPDPNVVLRLSQVLSRARATMTGTRTVNRNSVAQFFRATLPLALYRVRWWTVWVMIAFLVIATSTAIYTATNPEVLSALGTEAELEHYANVAFASYYSEYPSADFAGQVWSNNARIAVQSIAGGITGFVPALVIYENAAGIGSSAAIMHSQGGLDVFFKLILPHGLLELTAIFIAAGAGFSLFWAMVSPGYRTRSQALAEEGRITVIVAAGLVIVLAISGIIEGFVTPSGLHWTVKVFIGALALAGYWAYTIAGGRWALSQGYSADIDEDEAGYSAPVAVQKA; encoded by the coding sequence ATGGACGCTCATGCCTTCGCTCTTGCGCACCGCCCCGAATGGGAGCGGCTCCGCGAACTGTCCAGACGCAAGACCCTAACCGGGCCCGAATCAGATGAGTTCATCCGCCTCTATCAGCGGTCCGCCACCCACCTCGCCATGCTCCGCACCGAGAGCCCCGACCCGAACGTTGTCCTGCGGCTTTCCCAGGTCCTCTCGCGGGCGCGTGCCACCATGACGGGCACGAGAACGGTCAATCGAAACTCCGTCGCCCAGTTCTTCCGGGCCACCCTGCCACTCGCCCTTTACCGGGTGCGGTGGTGGACCGTGTGGGTCATGATCGCCTTCCTCGTTATCGCAACCTCCACGGCAATCTACACCGCCACCAACCCGGAGGTCCTCTCGGCGCTTGGAACCGAAGCGGAACTCGAGCACTACGCCAATGTTGCCTTTGCCTCCTACTATTCCGAGTACCCATCGGCGGACTTTGCCGGACAGGTCTGGTCAAACAATGCGCGAATCGCCGTCCAATCCATTGCCGGGGGAATCACCGGATTCGTGCCCGCCCTCGTCATCTACGAAAACGCCGCGGGAATAGGCTCATCCGCCGCAATCATGCACTCCCAGGGCGGACTTGACGTCTTCTTCAAACTGATTCTTCCCCACGGCCTCCTCGAACTCACCGCGATCTTCATTGCCGCCGGAGCCGGGTTCTCACTGTTTTGGGCGATGGTGTCACCGGGCTATCGAACGCGATCGCAGGCGCTCGCGGAAGAGGGGAGAATCACCGTGATTGTTGCGGCCGGTCTTGTTATTGTCCTCGCGATCTCCGGCATCATCGAAGGCTTCGTCACGCCCTCGGGGCTACATTGGACAGTCAAGGTCTTCATCGGCGCACTGGCACTGGCCGGATACTGGGCGTACACAATCGCGGGTGGACGGTGGGCCTTAAGCCAGGGCTATTCAGCCGATATTGATGAAGACGAAGCGGGCTACAGCGCACCGGTGGCGGTGCAGAAGGCATAG